From Virgibacillus natechei, the proteins below share one genomic window:
- a CDS encoding ABC transporter permease, producing MKNMLKRGWRPLIAILIFIGFWQLVTIVFDIEDWILPAPTDIVLEGRDVLPDFLPHFYATLTLSVSGLLIGATIGLVIAALLHLLPRVRETFYPFLILSQNVPTIVLAPLLVIWFGFGSLPKLIVITLACFFPVAVSAIGGFQQTNRELLHYMKMMGASKSQLFWKLELPHALPAIFSGLKIAGTYSVMAAVISEWLGAQEGIGVFMTLATSSYRTPRVFVAIIVVMLLSLAIFGLIILLERLLIRWQKKGEQR from the coding sequence ATGAAAAACATGTTGAAAAGAGGATGGCGGCCGCTGATTGCCATCCTTATCTTTATTGGCTTCTGGCAGCTCGTCACCATTGTTTTTGACATAGAGGACTGGATACTTCCTGCTCCAACCGACATCGTTCTCGAGGGAAGAGATGTTTTACCCGACTTTCTTCCTCATTTCTATGCAACGCTAACGTTATCTGTTTCGGGACTTCTTATTGGAGCGACAATTGGCTTGGTCATAGCCGCCCTTTTACATCTTTTACCACGTGTACGGGAAACGTTTTATCCATTTTTAATTTTATCCCAGAACGTGCCGACTATTGTACTTGCACCATTGCTCGTCATTTGGTTCGGATTTGGCTCCCTACCGAAATTAATCGTTATTACGTTGGCTTGTTTTTTCCCAGTCGCCGTTTCTGCTATAGGCGGATTCCAGCAGACCAACCGGGAATTGCTTCATTATATGAAAATGATGGGTGCGAGCAAATCACAGCTATTCTGGAAATTGGAATTACCACACGCCCTGCCTGCTATTTTTTCTGGTTTAAAAATAGCAGGCACCTACAGCGTGATGGCTGCCGTTATATCGGAATGGCTTGGAGCGCAAGAAGGAATTGGTGTGTTTATGACATTAGCTACTTCCTCTTACCGGACACCTCGTGTGTTTGTAGCGATCATCGTTGTGATGTTGCTCAGTTTAGCTATTTTCGGGCTCATTATTTTACTGGAGAGACTCCTGATACGATGGCAAAAGAAAGGAGAACAACGATGA
- a CDS encoding ABC transporter ATP-binding protein: MNLSIRDVSKSFGDKQILDSLSFDVADGEFVSLIGPSGSGKSTLFSLIGGLLAPDSGDIWMNEERITNKSGTISYMPQQPSLFPWRTIMQNVLLGQELNGQKETDRAMEMLEKAGLGDVTHAYPHELSGGMKQRVAFIRALLSPQAFMCLDEPFSALDDFTRMDMQKWLLTTWEENQQSVLFITHNIEEALFLSDKIIILSSNPAHIKKEISIPFSRPRDEAIMLTPEFLDWKRYVLDIALN, from the coding sequence ATGAATCTTTCTATAAGGGATGTCAGCAAATCCTTTGGGGATAAACAAATACTAGATAGTCTTTCATTTGATGTAGCGGACGGAGAATTCGTATCCTTAATTGGGCCCTCTGGAAGCGGAAAAAGTACATTGTTCAGCTTAATTGGTGGATTATTAGCACCTGACAGTGGTGACATATGGATGAACGAAGAACGGATAACGAATAAAAGCGGTACTATTAGCTACATGCCGCAGCAACCTTCCCTTTTCCCGTGGCGTACCATCATGCAAAACGTACTGCTTGGCCAGGAACTCAACGGCCAAAAGGAAACAGACCGCGCCATGGAGATGCTAGAAAAAGCTGGACTTGGTGACGTTACCCATGCCTATCCACACGAACTATCCGGTGGCATGAAGCAGCGCGTCGCCTTTATTCGCGCGCTGTTAAGTCCGCAAGCCTTTATGTGCTTGGACGAGCCATTCTCTGCGCTTGATGATTTCACAAGGATGGATATGCAAAAATGGCTTCTAACCACTTGGGAAGAAAATCAGCAATCCGTACTATTTATCACCCATAACATTGAGGAAGCACTGTTTTTATCAGACAAAATTATTATTCTATCAAGCAATCCTGCCCACATAAAAAAAGAGATTTCGATCCCTTTTTCAAGACCGAGGGATGAAGCTATTATGCTCACACCTGAATTTCTGGACTGGAAGAGGTATGTACTGGATATAGCTTTGAATTGA